One genomic window of Hymenobacter sp. J193 includes the following:
- a CDS encoding lipopolysaccharide biosynthesis protein: MSVAKKLAGQTAVYGISSILVRVLNYLLVPVYTGRFVAAEYGIVTGLYAYVSFLNVVFTYGMETTFFRFANRPGTDRRLLYDRVMSQLLVSTVALTALLALLARPLMQLLDVPPGRERYAIWLALILGLDTLAAIPFARLRLENQARRFATIRVANILLNVGLNLFFIVLCPDVLAGKYLPILQPLVARLYDPSIGIGYVFLSNLAASAFTLLLLGRELLDFRFRLDATPLAAMLRYAYPIMLMGLAGMVNETLDRILLPLWLPEGYYPGQSSLTAVGIYGACYKLSIFMSLVIQAFRYAAEPFFFAQSSEKNSPATFALVLKWFTLCCAVIFVFISLNIEDFAWAFLRRPEYREGVAVVPVLLLANLFLGVYWNLSVWFKLTDKTYYGTYIGAAGAVLTIALNFLLIPVLGYMGSAVATLACYAAMAAMCWWLGERHFPVPYPVARLLLWLLLAVALVALGWWVQPDGFWLRHAWHLLLSLSFVGALVAVEKPHRLIRS, translated from the coding sequence ATGAGCGTCGCCAAAAAGCTGGCCGGTCAAACGGCCGTGTATGGCATCAGCAGCATTCTGGTCCGGGTCCTGAACTACCTGCTGGTGCCGGTGTACACGGGCCGGTTTGTAGCGGCCGAGTATGGCATTGTGACGGGTCTGTACGCGTACGTGTCGTTTCTGAACGTGGTGTTCACCTACGGCATGGAAACCACGTTTTTCCGCTTCGCCAACCGCCCCGGCACCGACCGGCGCCTGCTCTACGACCGGGTAATGAGCCAGCTGCTAGTCAGCACCGTGGCCCTCACGGCGCTGCTGGCCCTGCTGGCCCGCCCGCTGATGCAGCTGCTCGATGTGCCGCCCGGCCGGGAGCGGTACGCCATCTGGCTGGCTCTCATTCTGGGGCTCGATACGCTGGCGGCCATTCCCTTTGCGCGGCTGCGGCTCGAAAACCAGGCCCGGCGCTTTGCCACCATCCGCGTGGCCAACATCCTGCTCAACGTCGGGCTGAACCTGTTTTTTATCGTGCTCTGCCCCGATGTGCTGGCAGGCAAGTATCTGCCCATCCTGCAGCCGCTGGTGGCCCGCCTCTATGACCCCAGCATCGGCATCGGCTACGTGTTTTTGTCGAACCTGGCGGCCAGTGCCTTTACCCTGCTGCTGCTGGGCCGCGAGCTGCTGGACTTCCGGTTTCGGCTGGATGCCACGCCCTTGGCCGCTATGCTGCGCTACGCCTACCCGATTATGCTGATGGGCCTGGCGGGCATGGTAAATGAAACGCTGGACCGGATTCTGCTGCCCCTGTGGCTGCCCGAGGGCTACTACCCCGGCCAGAGCAGCCTCACGGCCGTGGGCATCTACGGGGCCTGCTACAAGCTCAGCATTTTCATGAGCCTCGTCATTCAGGCCTTCCGCTACGCCGCAGAGCCTTTTTTCTTCGCTCAGAGCTCCGAGAAGAACTCCCCGGCCACGTTTGCGCTGGTGCTGAAGTGGTTTACCTTATGCTGCGCGGTTATTTTCGTGTTCATCAGCCTGAACATTGAGGACTTTGCCTGGGCATTTCTACGCCGACCAGAGTACCGCGAGGGCGTGGCCGTGGTGCCGGTGCTGCTGCTGGCCAACCTGTTTCTGGGCGTGTACTGGAACCTCTCGGTGTGGTTTAAGCTCACCGACAAAACCTACTACGGCACCTACATTGGGGCGGCCGGCGCGGTGCTCACTATTGCCCTCAACTTCCTGCTGATTCCGGTGCTGGGCTACATGGGCTCGGCGGTGGCTACGCTGGCCTGCTACGCGGCTATGGCAGCCATGTGCTGGTGGCTGGGCGAGCGGCACTTCCCGGTACCCTACCCCGTAGCCCGCCTGCTGCTGTGGCTTCTGCTGGCGGTGGCGCTGGTGGCGCTGGGCTGGTGGGTGCAGCCCGATGGCTTCTGGCTGCGGCATGCCTGGCACCTGCTGCTCAGCCTAAGCTTTGTGGGGGCACTGGTGGCGGTGGAAAAGCCGCACAGACTGATACGGAGCTGA
- a CDS encoding enoyl-CoA hydratase/isomerase family protein, which produces MPAFTNLLYDLDAASGILTLTINRPTKLNALSHDTIRELREALQLALDDAQVRGIILTGSGEKAFVAGADIAELTALDEIEGRRAAEFGQEAFCLFEESSKPVIAAVNGFALGGGCELAMACHLRIASENARFGQPEVNLGLVPGYGGTQRLPQLIGKGKALELLLTADIIKADEALRLGLVNHVVPLPELLEFSRQLLGRILSKAPLAVGLVIDCVNAAYDKERHGYQAEANAFSRCFESEDFREGTSAFLEKRPAAFTGK; this is translated from the coding sequence ATGCCTGCTTTCACCAACCTGCTCTACGACCTCGACGCCGCCAGCGGCATCCTCACGCTCACCATCAACCGCCCTACCAAGCTCAACGCCCTGAGCCACGACACCATTCGGGAGCTACGTGAGGCGCTGCAGCTGGCCCTGGACGACGCGCAGGTGCGCGGCATCATCCTGACGGGCAGCGGAGAAAAAGCCTTCGTGGCCGGGGCTGATATTGCCGAGCTGACCGCGCTGGATGAAATTGAGGGTCGCCGCGCTGCCGAGTTCGGGCAGGAAGCCTTCTGCCTGTTTGAGGAAAGCTCCAAGCCTGTTATTGCGGCCGTGAATGGCTTTGCCCTGGGCGGCGGCTGCGAGCTGGCTATGGCCTGCCACCTGCGCATTGCCTCCGAGAATGCCCGCTTCGGCCAGCCCGAGGTGAACCTGGGCCTGGTGCCCGGCTACGGCGGTACCCAGCGCCTGCCCCAGCTTATCGGCAAAGGCAAGGCCCTGGAGCTGCTGCTGACGGCTGACATCATTAAAGCTGATGAGGCCCTGCGCCTGGGCCTCGTCAACCACGTGGTGCCGCTGCCGGAGCTGCTGGAGTTCAGCCGCCAGCTGCTGGGGCGGATTCTAAGCAAAGCGCCGCTGGCCGTGGGCCTGGTTATCGACTGCGTGAATGCGGCCTACGACAAAGAGCGGCACGGCTACCAGGCCGAGGCCAACGCCTTCAGCCGCTGCTTCGAGTCCGAGGACTTCCGCGAAGGCACCAGCGCCTTCCTCGAAAAGCGCCCGGCCGCCTTTACGGGTAAGTAA
- the mscL gene encoding large conductance mechanosensitive channel protein MscL: protein MGFVSEFKEFISKGNVLDLAVGVIIGASFGGIVKSLTDDILMPVLTLLTGGLDFKDWFVALDGGTYKDLAAAKAANAATLNYGLFLNAVLAFLLMAFAIFWLVKLANRFKKPQEVVVADPGPTKDQVLLMEIRDALRTR from the coding sequence ATGGGCTTCGTTTCTGAATTCAAGGAGTTTATTTCCAAAGGCAACGTCCTCGATTTAGCCGTGGGGGTTATCATCGGGGCCTCGTTCGGGGGCATCGTCAAGTCGTTGACGGATGACATCCTTATGCCGGTCCTGACGCTGCTGACCGGAGGTCTGGACTTCAAGGACTGGTTTGTGGCCCTCGACGGCGGTACTTACAAAGACCTGGCGGCGGCCAAAGCTGCCAACGCGGCCACGCTTAACTATGGTTTGTTTCTGAACGCGGTGCTGGCCTTCCTGCTCATGGCCTTTGCCATTTTCTGGCTGGTGAAGCTGGCCAACCGCTTCAAGAAGCCTCAGGAGGTCGTAGTAGCCGACCCCGGCCCTACCAAAGACCAGGTGCTGCTGATGGAAATCCGGGACGCCCTGCGTACGCGCTAA
- a CDS encoding OmpA family protein, with translation MSLQERPALLVDRDWELTNIEVTTTDAAGPASVFALLPANMQDDCLRFAKNGTFAEHESATKHVRTGSGSWQLRNENSQLIMVSGHGVQVYEIQHMSTQELRLQYQVLENDRNYSVLTTLRRKQPLLSTLPVPYPMKTLFTLTALLILLHFAAAPAQAQLGLLWRVEDKLADKASQKIADRLSKKAEAAVQRKANEVSTEYYSTLLADGKIVCHGIQFEPGTATITEASQPVVRALVNTLAANPEVKVRIEAHTLREGNAATNLALSQRRADAVRAALVRGGVEAARLTTKGYGGTKPLDIDSSSGLDSLNQRTEFVKL, from the coding sequence GTGAGTCTGCAAGAGAGGCCGGCCCTGCTGGTTGACCGGGACTGGGAGCTGACCAATATTGAGGTAACCACCACGGACGCCGCTGGCCCGGCTAGTGTGTTTGCGCTGCTGCCCGCCAACATGCAGGACGACTGCCTGCGGTTTGCCAAGAACGGCACGTTTGCCGAGCACGAAAGCGCCACTAAACACGTCAGAACCGGCTCAGGCTCCTGGCAGTTGCGCAACGAAAACTCCCAGCTCATCATGGTCAGCGGCCACGGCGTGCAGGTCTACGAAATCCAGCATATGTCCACGCAAGAGCTGCGCCTGCAATACCAGGTGCTCGAAAACGACCGGAACTACTCCGTCCTGACAACGCTTCGGCGCAAACAACCTCTCCTCTCCACCTTACCAGTGCCCTACCCTATGAAAACGCTCTTTACCCTCACCGCTCTGCTTATCCTGCTGCATTTTGCCGCCGCGCCCGCCCAGGCCCAGCTTGGCTTACTCTGGCGGGTTGAGGACAAGCTGGCCGATAAGGCTTCGCAGAAAATTGCCGACCGCCTCAGCAAGAAAGCCGAAGCCGCCGTGCAGCGCAAAGCCAACGAGGTATCGACGGAATACTACAGCACGCTGCTGGCCGACGGCAAGATTGTGTGCCACGGCATTCAGTTTGAGCCCGGCACGGCTACCATCACCGAGGCTTCACAGCCGGTAGTGCGGGCACTGGTGAATACGCTGGCCGCCAACCCCGAGGTTAAGGTGCGCATTGAGGCCCACACTCTCCGGGAAGGCAACGCCGCTACCAACCTGGCCTTGTCGCAACGGCGGGCCGATGCGGTACGGGCGGCGCTGGTGCGCGGCGGCGTGGAGGCAGCCCGCCTCACCACCAAAGGCTACGGCGGCACCAAGCCCCTGGATATCGATTCGTCATCGGGCCTCGACAGCCTCAACCAGCGCACGGAGTTCGTGAAGCTGTAA
- the infB gene encoding translation initiation factor IF-2 has translation MAEAAPKRLQQAAKDLNIGMATVVETLAKKGHQVENKPTTKLTADQVGLLEKEFASSAQDKIEAVKLTQAKRQSELEAHPPKPEPVVPKPTPAPVAAPAPAPKPAEEAKPAPVAPAPAPAPVAAEAPKAPGLKVLGKIELDAKGRPVPPRPTPAPAAPAPAPIAAAPQPAPPVAAPVAPVAPTPQPAPAPKPEPAPAPVAAAPQPPVAAPVEAPQPQAPAPAAPAPAAPAAEQRPAAPAPVQAPAAQPEAEAPAGEDAGTIVAKADQLKGLTVLGKIELPLDSSRRGGGRGARPVASSDVRKSGLGGADAKKKRQRLPVPGTPGGNNQNTNPNTGPNRPVVPSQGGRPGQGGGGRPGDQRGPRPGQGGGQGAPRQPNPALTPEQNEKQIQEQIKATLAKLSGGRGQQQNRAKYRRDKRAGVAEASELARQQNELDSKTLKVTEFISANDLASLMDVSVNEIIKVCLNMGMFVSINQRLDAEAITVIADEFGYDVEFLSAEEEDTVIEIEDSPEDLQPRAPIVTIMGHVDHGKTSLLDYIRSASVAKGEAGGITQHIGAYDVMTKSGKRVTFLDTPGHEAFTAMRARGAKVTDIAIIVVAADDSVMPQTKEAINHAQAAGVPIVIALNKIDKPGANPDKVREELSVINVLVEEWGGKYQSQEVSAKTGLGIDDLLEKVLLEAEILELKANPDRNAVGTVIEASLDKGRGYVTTILVQTGTMKVGDMVLAGPHFGRVKAMTDHRGKKMKTAGPATPVQVLGLTGAPQAGDKIQVMETEREARELATQRQQLAREQSMRTKKHITLDEIGRRLAIGSFKELNVIVKGDVDGSVEALADSLLKLSTPEVAVNILSKGVGAISESDVLLASASDAIIIGFQVRPSLSARKLAEQEQIDIRLYSIIYNAINEVKDAMEGMLAPTVKEVVVANAEIRQVFNITKVGTIAGCMVTDGTFTRKTKVRLVRDGIVVHSGDIQDLKRYKDDVSEVRQGYECGISLKGFNDLREGDNIEGFEEQEVKRTL, from the coding sequence ATGGCGGAAGCAGCACCTAAACGGCTACAGCAGGCGGCCAAAGACCTGAATATTGGAATGGCCACGGTGGTAGAAACCCTGGCTAAAAAAGGGCATCAGGTAGAAAACAAGCCTACCACGAAGCTAACTGCCGACCAGGTAGGGTTGCTGGAGAAGGAGTTTGCTTCTTCGGCTCAGGATAAAATTGAAGCGGTAAAGCTCACCCAGGCCAAGCGCCAGAGTGAGCTTGAGGCGCATCCGCCCAAGCCTGAGCCCGTAGTGCCGAAGCCTACCCCGGCCCCCGTAGCGGCCCCGGCTCCGGCCCCTAAACCGGCTGAGGAAGCCAAGCCTGCACCGGTAGCTCCCGCGCCAGCACCTGCCCCGGTTGCTGCTGAAGCGCCTAAAGCTCCCGGGCTGAAGGTACTGGGCAAGATTGAGCTGGATGCCAAGGGCCGCCCTGTGCCGCCCCGTCCCACTCCGGCGCCTGCCGCCCCGGCCCCGGCACCAATAGCTGCCGCACCCCAGCCAGCCCCTCCAGTCGCGGCGCCTGTGGCTCCTGTAGCCCCCACGCCGCAGCCTGCTCCGGCTCCAAAACCAGAGCCTGCTCCCGCGCCGGTAGCTGCCGCCCCCCAGCCGCCCGTTGCGGCTCCGGTGGAAGCTCCCCAGCCGCAGGCTCCTGCGCCGGCTGCTCCCGCTCCGGCGGCCCCGGCTGCTGAGCAGCGTCCAGCGGCTCCGGCTCCCGTGCAAGCTCCAGCCGCTCAGCCCGAAGCTGAAGCACCGGCCGGGGAAGACGCTGGTACTATCGTAGCCAAAGCCGACCAGCTGAAAGGCCTCACGGTACTGGGTAAGATTGAGCTGCCCCTCGATTCGTCGCGGCGCGGCGGTGGGCGAGGTGCCCGTCCCGTAGCCTCGTCCGATGTGCGCAAGAGCGGCCTCGGCGGTGCCGATGCCAAGAAAAAGCGGCAGCGCCTGCCCGTGCCCGGCACGCCCGGCGGCAACAACCAGAATACAAACCCGAACACCGGTCCGAACCGCCCGGTGGTTCCAAGCCAGGGTGGCCGTCCTGGTCAGGGCGGCGGTGGCCGTCCCGGCGACCAGCGGGGTCCGCGCCCCGGTCAGGGAGGCGGACAAGGTGCTCCACGTCAGCCAAACCCGGCTCTCACGCCCGAGCAAAACGAAAAGCAGATTCAGGAGCAGATCAAGGCTACGCTGGCCAAGCTCAGCGGCGGCCGGGGTCAGCAGCAGAACCGCGCCAAGTACCGCCGCGACAAGCGGGCCGGGGTAGCCGAAGCCAGCGAGCTGGCCCGTCAGCAAAACGAGCTTGACTCGAAAACGCTGAAAGTAACCGAGTTCATTTCGGCCAACGACCTGGCGTCGCTCATGGACGTGTCGGTGAACGAGATTATCAAAGTGTGCCTGAACATGGGCATGTTCGTATCCATCAACCAGCGCCTCGACGCCGAAGCCATTACCGTTATTGCGGATGAGTTTGGCTACGACGTTGAATTCCTGAGCGCCGAGGAAGAGGATACGGTTATTGAAATCGAGGATAGCCCCGAAGACCTGCAGCCGCGGGCGCCCATTGTTACCATCATGGGTCACGTCGACCACGGTAAAACGTCGTTGCTTGACTATATCCGGAGTGCCAGCGTGGCCAAAGGCGAAGCCGGCGGCATCACCCAGCACATCGGGGCTTACGACGTAATGACCAAATCGGGCAAGCGCGTAACCTTCCTTGATACTCCCGGTCACGAAGCCTTTACGGCCATGCGTGCCCGGGGTGCCAAAGTCACCGACATTGCCATCATTGTGGTAGCGGCCGACGACTCGGTAATGCCCCAGACGAAGGAAGCCATCAACCACGCGCAAGCGGCGGGAGTACCCATCGTTATTGCCCTGAACAAGATTGACAAGCCCGGTGCCAACCCCGATAAAGTCCGCGAAGAGCTGTCGGTTATCAACGTGCTGGTAGAAGAATGGGGCGGTAAGTACCAAAGCCAAGAAGTATCGGCTAAAACCGGCCTGGGCATCGACGACCTGCTGGAGAAAGTTTTGCTGGAAGCCGAGATTCTGGAGCTGAAAGCCAACCCTGACCGTAACGCTGTGGGTACGGTTATCGAAGCCTCGCTCGACAAAGGCCGGGGCTACGTAACCACCATCCTGGTGCAAACCGGCACGATGAAAGTGGGCGACATGGTACTGGCCGGCCCGCACTTTGGCCGCGTGAAAGCCATGACCGACCACCGGGGCAAGAAGATGAAAACGGCTGGCCCAGCTACTCCGGTACAGGTACTTGGCCTCACGGGTGCTCCACAGGCTGGCGACAAGATTCAGGTGATGGAAACGGAGCGCGAAGCCCGCGAACTGGCTACGCAGCGTCAGCAGCTGGCCCGTGAGCAGAGCATGCGCACCAAAAAGCACATTACCCTAGACGAAATTGGTCGTCGTCTGGCTATTGGTTCGTTCAAAGAACTCAACGTCATTGTGAAAGGCGACGTGGACGGTTCGGTAGAAGCCCTGGCCGACTCACTGCTGAAGCTGAGCACACCGGAAGTGGCCGTAAACATCCTCTCGAAGGGTGTGGGTGCCATTTCGGAATCCGACGTACTGCTGGCTTCGGCATCCGACGCCATCATCATCGGCTTCCAGGTGCGGCCTTCGCTCAGCGCCCGCAAGCTGGCCGAGCAGGAGCAAATCGATATCCGCCTCTACTCGATTATCTACAACGCCATCAACGAGGTGAAGGATGCTATGGAAGGCATGCTGGCACCTACGGTGAAGGAAGTAGTAGTAGCCAACGCCGAGATTCGCCAGGTATTCAACATCACCAAGGTGGGCACTATTGCCGGCTGTATGGTGACGGATGGTACTTTCACCCGCAAAACCAAGGTGCGCCTCGTCCGCGACGGCATCGTGGTGCACTCGGGCGACATTCAGGACCTAAAGCGCTACAAAGACGACGTGTCGGAAGTACGCCAGGGCTACGAGTGCGGTATCTCGCTGAAAGGCTTCAATGACCTGCGCGAAGGCGACAACATTGAAGGCTTCGAGGAACAGGAAGTGAAACGCACGCTGTAA
- the nusA gene encoding transcription termination factor NusA, producing MNSHVLIESFAEFARSKNIDRPTMMSILEDVFRTMIRKKYTTDENFDVILNVDKGDLEIWRNREIVDDDSEDIWDFDKIPLSEAQKIEPDFEIGESVAEEVKLEDFGRRAVLMARQTLIQRVKDLERDHLYQTYKDQVGEIIAGEVYQVWSREALILDKDENELVLPKSEQIPKDRYRKGDTVRAVVHRVEILNGTPKIILSRAAPAFLERLFEQEVPEIYDGLITIKNIVREPGERAKVAVESYDDRIDPVGACVGMKGSRIHAVVRELENENIDVINYTNNLELYIQRALSPAKIGSMKINEQTGRVSVFLKPDQVSLAIGRGGANIKLASRLVGMEIDVFREAGDYEEDIALDEFRDEIDAWVLDELKKIGLDTGRAVLAVSKEDLVRRTELEEESVEEVFRVIRQEFEDEEESETPSADAAQ from the coding sequence ATGAACAGCCACGTCCTGATTGAATCGTTTGCCGAGTTTGCCCGGTCCAAGAACATCGACCGGCCCACGATGATGAGCATCCTGGAAGACGTGTTCCGGACCATGATTCGCAAGAAGTACACCACCGACGAGAACTTCGACGTCATTCTCAACGTGGACAAGGGCGACCTGGAAATCTGGCGCAACCGCGAAATCGTGGACGACGACTCGGAGGACATCTGGGACTTCGATAAGATTCCGCTGTCCGAGGCGCAGAAGATTGAGCCCGACTTCGAGATTGGCGAATCGGTAGCCGAGGAAGTGAAGCTGGAGGATTTCGGCCGTCGCGCCGTGCTCATGGCCCGCCAGACGCTGATTCAGCGCGTGAAGGACCTGGAGCGTGACCACCTCTACCAGACCTACAAAGATCAGGTGGGTGAAATCATTGCCGGCGAAGTGTACCAGGTGTGGAGCCGCGAGGCCCTGATCCTGGACAAGGACGAAAACGAGCTGGTACTGCCCAAGTCGGAGCAGATCCCCAAGGACCGCTACCGCAAGGGCGACACCGTGCGCGCCGTGGTGCACCGCGTGGAAATTCTCAACGGTACGCCCAAAATCATCCTTTCGCGCGCTGCGCCGGCCTTTTTGGAGCGTTTGTTTGAACAGGAAGTGCCCGAAATCTACGATGGCCTCATCACCATCAAGAACATCGTGCGCGAGCCGGGCGAGCGGGCCAAAGTAGCCGTCGAAAGCTACGACGACCGTATCGATCCGGTGGGTGCCTGCGTAGGCATGAAAGGCTCACGTATCCATGCCGTGGTGCGGGAGCTGGAAAACGAGAACATCGACGTCATAAACTACACCAACAACCTGGAGCTGTACATCCAGCGCGCCTTGTCGCCGGCTAAAATCGGCTCGATGAAAATAAACGAACAAACCGGCCGGGTTTCGGTGTTCCTGAAACCCGACCAGGTGTCACTGGCCATTGGCCGGGGCGGCGCCAATATCAAACTGGCTTCCCGTCTCGTAGGCATGGAAATCGACGTGTTCCGCGAAGCCGGCGACTACGAAGAAGATATTGCCCTCGACGAATTCCGGGATGAAATTGACGCCTGGGTGCTCGACGAGCTCAAGAAAATCGGCCTCGACACGGGCCGCGCCGTATTAGCCGTCAGCAAAGAAGACCTCGTGCGCCGGACGGAACTGGAAGAAGAAAGCGTGGAAGAAGTATTCCGCGTAATTCGCCAGGAGTTCGAAGACGAGGAAGAATCCGAAACCCCTTCAGCCGACGCCGCCCAATGA
- the rimP gene encoding ribosome maturation factor RimP encodes MKFDRAQIAQMLEESLPGPELFVVGLTVSDAIRPKVTAILDGEQGMGIDECALVSRRLARRIEEAYGEEASYTLEVTSPGADQPLVDARQYHRHVGRTFSLKLKDGTEKTGTLEAVEATGVQLAEEVKEKNKKKTLPAALVPFDTIQEAKVVISFK; translated from the coding sequence ATGAAATTTGACCGCGCCCAGATTGCCCAGATGCTGGAGGAAAGCCTGCCCGGCCCCGAGCTGTTCGTTGTTGGGCTTACCGTTTCTGACGCCATCCGGCCCAAGGTAACCGCCATTCTGGACGGGGAGCAGGGCATGGGCATTGACGAGTGCGCCCTGGTAAGCCGTCGTCTGGCTCGCCGCATCGAGGAAGCCTACGGAGAGGAAGCCAGCTACACGCTGGAAGTAACCTCGCCCGGCGCCGACCAGCCGCTGGTAGATGCCCGCCAGTACCACCGCCACGTGGGCCGCACCTTCAGCCTCAAGCTTAAGGACGGTACCGAGAAAACCGGCACGCTCGAAGCCGTGGAAGCTACCGGCGTGCAGCTGGCGGAGGAAGTGAAAGAGAAAAACAAGAAAAAAACCCTGCCTGCCGCCCTGGTGCCCTTCGACACCATTCAGGAAGCGAAAGTGGTTATTTCATTTAAGTAA